The genomic stretch cggctagggtttatcagattataagataacccacgacgTTTGTAAACATCCCCGATAtattgaagttttgctggctggcgtccgtggttttttcccttctgtgttggaataagttttccacgttaaatcctgTGTCTGCGATTCGTTTTTCTTTATCGTTGTCGCTTTTCTAACATATTTTATCTTTACGACCTAATCCAAATACTAGATCGAAATGAACGATTTTAATGTTTAAAATGGATCCGACAGGTGAGAATGCCCTTAAAGTGCTGACGATTCATCTCACCTCCAACCTTCGGCTGGGGTAAAATGTCCCAACCGATGGTGAAATCGACGGGTGGAAAGTGACGAGAGGAGGGCACACACTTGACCCAGGCTCGAAAAGCGAGAGCCAGGTGTGGCCGGAAGCACGGGGTAGCCGGCGTAGGTCCGGTGACGCCTCAACTTTCCTGTCGCACATCACGCTAAAGCCAAGCTGCAGCACAAATATTTTACCACTTCAGCttcgttgcgttgttgcagataaAGAAATGGCGAAATCTCGCGAGACAGGGACGGCGCCGCGCGCCTACTTGCCGCTCTTCGTTCCTTTTAACTCCGGTGGCTGGCTCCCTGCGGTCGTCCCGTGAGCCAACGGAACGCTGGAAGCTTCCAGGTAAACTCCTCCAGACAAAGCAGCAGCAGCCGCGAGCGCCCTGCAGCTGAACCCAGAGTCCGTCCACGCGCACGGCCGCCGGCGTCGCCCGGCGCAGTGAAAGCACGGCGAGAAAACCATTTGACTTGCCGTCCCACTCCCACCGAGTAGCCGCCATTAAATTACACACGAGGAGTCCAGCAAAGGGACAGACAGACAGATAGCCAGACGGAGGTCGCCGACGCGCGCGGACAGGGCAAAAGGCGCCGGCTCAAAGATTTCCGGGCAGAGCGGCGATCTGGTCTCATCTCATCTCAGGTCAGTTGTTCTTCGTGAACCGTGAGCATCTCTTGGCCCGCATCACGGGAGGGTCAACGCCTGCAGGAAGCTTCCCCTTTGACGTGCTAGCCACCGGCGCCGGCGAGTCGGCTCGATCCATGGGCTGCGCTTCGTCGTCGAAGCGGCGCAGGCGCGCGCCGGGGTACGAGGACCCCGCCGTCCTCGCCGCCCAGACCTCCTGTGAGCGCctccgcctctctctctctcgcgcgcatTCCCCACCCCATCGATCGTTGCTTCTTCATCGTAAAGTACAATACAAGTTTGCCTTTGCCTTTCCTCTGCACTCTTACCTGACGTGCATTGCCGCATTGCAGTCACCGTGAACGAGGTGGAGGCGCTCTACGAGCTCTACAAGAAGCTCAGCTTCTCCATCATCAAAGACGGCCTCATCCACAAGGTAGTAGAAACATAGTTCTTTCGCTCCAATTTCTGTCTTGTCCGTGTGTTCGTCAACGATTAGTTTCTCTGATCTTGTCTGCCCTCCTCGTTGCTCATCAGGAGGAGTTCCAGCTCGCCTTGTTCAGGACCAGCAAAGGAGCCAACCTCTTCGCCGACAGGGTCTTCGACCTCTTCGATCTCAAGCGCAacggcgtcatcgagttcggggaGTTCGTGCGCTCGCTCAGCATATTCCACCCAAAAGCATCTGAATCGGACAAGACCAAGTGTATGTATTCATCTTCTTGTCCATTCCTCTTTCGCTGTCCGGCCTGTCCATTCATATGCAAAACAAGTTCGCATCATGTACGATGCTGCCCATCCGACCATCCATATGCAAGACAAGTTTGCATCACGCCGGTGGATCACCTGTCATTTCTTCTCTGTTTCCTCTTTTGCAGTTGCATTCAAATTGTATGATTTAAGGGGCACAGGCTACATCGAGAAAGAAGAGGTAAACCATTCTCTCATTCAGTCGTTCAACCTATATACTCCATGTGCTATTCTGAATTTTAGTTGACGGCTCTGCTTAAACTGTTGACACAGCTTAGAGAGATGGTCCTGGCACTTCTTGACGAGTCCGATTTGTGCCTTTCTGAGAGCGCTGTGGAGGAGATTGTGGACAGCGTAATTAACAAAATACTCCTCGATCGCTAAGCATTCAGTCTACTGTATCAAATTTTCCTtccttctaacatgctctgtgatGCTCCCTTTGTACTGTCAGACATTCAATCAGGCAGACACCAACGGCGATGGTAGGATAGACCCCAGGGAGTGGGAGGAGTTCGTCAAGAAGAACCCAGCTTCACTCAGGAACATGTCACTACCCTATCTTCAGTGAGTACTAATCTCTTGCTCTACTGCAGCTCCATTACTTTATCAAGATTTCTAGGTTCTGCTTCTTCTAGGCTTACTTAGTTTAGTATAGACATGCTTCTCTTTTGTTTGCGCTTTTATCCTTTTGGGCTCTCTCCACCTTGGGTGGTCTGGTCTGTATACTTTgggatttcttttgtgtttttttttctaaTATACAATGGCGCGCAATTTAGATAGCTGGCCAATTCTGATGAGTAACGTTGTACTAATTAGGTTAGAGAGAAGACATCCCCTGTTGCTCTTGCCCTTTAAATTTCGAGTGATCTAAAATGACCTTGTGCCTGTTCATTTTCAGGGACATTACAACGGCGTTTCCAAGCTTTGTAATGCATTCAGAAGTTGAAGATTGCGGCGGAATCGACAAATAACAAAAGCGCATCAGTACTGTCTATGTGGTTCCTTTATGAGCTAAGCCAACCTTGATGATGCTGCGAGTCAGTGCGCTCAGAGTGAAGTGAGCTCCAACTGGAAAAGCCTGAAGCTCCGATAGGAGTGCGGCCGGAGCTCTGGTAGCTGGTGAGCGGATATAACCAGACAGTAGAAGGAAATCTGATAGCTGACAAAGTGACAAGGACAACTGGAAAATTATTTTCTTCGTATCATTTTAGTGTAGATGGTAGTGGCCCGATAAACCTTCTGTTTTTCTTGAAGGGTATATCGAGGTTCGGCTTTGACAGTCAATCTGTAAACAAAGGAGGACCTTAGAGCCAAAATTTGTATCGTTAAATGTATACTTCAAAGAAATCCAAATGTTTTTTGATGGCACAActcaatagtactccctccgttctatgAGATAGTACAAAAATACAAAAATGCATAAAATGCAAAATATATATTTTGGTGATCCCAATAATATTTGTTTTATGAGATGTTGATATTCCTTTATACCAGTTTTACTAATTCTCATTCGACTAAGAGTCAAGTTAGAGCTCAGTCAGCTCCTTAGCCTTTAAAATTTATCACGAATTCATGTTGACTGAATTTTTTCATGTGGTCTGGTTTTTTTTCCTAGTTGCACGTGAGTTGCAACTAAGAAAATAGTAGTTTTATACATTATGAAATCATGGGATGACATTCTCCGTGGACCGAAAATTAGACGCTCATTCTTTTTATATATATTTGATCAAACTATATAAACTTTGACTTCAAAGAAACCTAAAACACATTATAAATACGATAGTTGAGAGTATTATTATCCTCAAACGGATGGTCAAATTTTGTTCACGGAATAAGAATATATAAGCATGCCATGTAATTTGGGACAAAGTGTGTATTTCACACTTTTTTTTTATGTCAAACATATTTTTTCGTTGCAGTCCAGTTCGAAGAGGCTATATAATTGTGTTACACGAAGGAGACAAGCAAATTAAGCAAAATAAAAAACAGTACCTAGAAGTAGGGATAAAAACACAGCGGATATTGATGGAACAAATTGGTGCCACATTTATTTTCACATTTTTTGCGAAAGCAAAAGCGAATACAAAAATCTctgaaacaaaaacgaaaacagatGTTATCGGAAACATATACAAACTGAATACTGTGCAAACACGGAGTGATgcacgtggttttttggtttcaaacatggaaatttcaaaaaccctctcaagagcttcattttggagtgactacgaaggatacatgcttactttttcatattcatgttttaaacttgtttaaatcatggtcaaacctaggatttgacaaagattcaaatgggcataatttaaaaaaaaaacaaaaaatgaaaaaccaaggcacatagtcttcttatgttatattgtaagcattcaattaagttgataaacaaggtgaaaggatcgtatgccgcacctagaggggggggtgaataggtgctaaccaatttttagttctttttcaatttaggcttgacacgaaaggtaaattctctagatatgcaactatgtgaatttacctatatgacaaggatatcaactaagcaaggtaaagctacgcaatagtagatagagagggatagaggtaaccgagagtgtagcacgcgatgacacggagatgattcccgtagttcccttcctttgcaagaaggtacgtctacgtttggaggagtgtggttgctacgcaagccaaaccaacagccacaaaggcttcactcagatctcctgtgagcaacgccacgaaggcctagcccacttccactaagggatttcctcgaggcggaaaccgggcctttacaaagttcttggggcacacatccacaaccaaattggaggctcccaaatctgtaacaatacaacaatcaacaacaatacatcaacaacaaatcaactagggaaccaaataggaacactagcatgagatccctcaaacaagagaggggaaatgaagaacgcttcggtgaggatgtagatcggtgtcttctccttcgaatccccaaagatcaagagctttggttgggggaggaaggagatcttgcaaatcttgactttcttgaggtggctctaatggaggtggcttgcgatttcttgtgtaatgattgagcaagcaaccaaggtagaagaaggggggtatttataccccctctcaaaattgagccgttgatgcttccggggggccggataatccggtgtaagtagggccggataatccgccccccccggataatccggccttcggggcaaaaccgtgacattatccggccaaaagtccggccccatgccagagaagcttttcttccgagtccttagccaaaatcgagggggccggatatttccaaaatatccggcccggataatccggccctggtacaataccgggacattatccggccaaatgtccggccccctatcgagctgcttttcctcgaagacttagccaaaatcaggggggccggatatttcaagaatatccggcccggattatccggcctggccaaacttttcttgttatcttttgacagaccgaccaaatccaacacacgcaaatatgaaactatgtaatccctgtaccacttaatcaaacattagtgtatcacatatattgacatcaaacacaaaaaacaaaatgcaagagatgttctttcaatctcccctttttggtgtttgatgacaatatacggatttgccaaggaatcacaaatagagacaagcatgatggcaagacatagaggcactccccctacatgtgtgcatataagtaatttgcatttgaatacaaatacacaacacataggagtatggtgcctcaacataagagatatccaacatgagctctaacaaaagacattgacacatatgaagttgagataggaagcaagaaatcatacccatgtgtagatatataatgcggagatatagcatcacacacaatgtaatatccttgatctcaacaaatagaaatccgaaaaccataacaatgtctcacaccacatagcacatagttttgaacggcacacaaacaaaccaaatagttcaactaaaaggggaacacaagcaacataagaatgataaacgcatatgcttgagcccaaaccatgcaaatcccggagaatcctaatagaacacttctccccctttggcatcgagacgccaaaaaggggacaagcgcgatgctacacgtcccatgagaatcactcggaggcatcatcatcatcggactcgtatggcacttcctcttcttcttcttcctcatcagtgtcaggtgcatccggagagcggcgagaggtgttggacctttgaaggcaatcatcaatatcactccatggaacctgtgctTGAGTGCCAACCATCTGTAACCCTGATGaggctggaggctgaggcggggtcCTTGTTCACCActaagcttgtgaagaataaccgctgagtatgcttaatctcgagcacgctctcggctagcagcatagttctccttatggatctcaacattcatgcaaaggacatagcgccggaaccaactaagccgggtcacttgcttccttATAGCTGGGACATCTTGATGACGAGCGGGAGCAAAGCCACTAGAACGAGCGagcacccatgaaggagtcgggGAGCGAGAACAGTCGAAGAGGCCGGCTtaaccttgtaggccttcttgacatggtgcttcaccaacggtacccactcaaatcttcaccaaccacagccacgagttgttgatgagaaggctggatgtagggagcatagggtatggaggtccgggagaccatggcatcatggatctcatggaagataaaatccatgatatcaagagtgaagtTCCGATCCTCATTTCCATCACGAGCACGACTTATAGCcgaggtgcataaggttcacaaggactcctcggatagcatcattgttaccaccacttgggcaaatggtagaccgaaagaaccgaagcagctGATTGTAAATGGTAAGCAGCCCCTTAGTATATCCAATCTTCCCTGCTGAGGTATAGAGCTGtgcaagagcattcttatctatcggttgtggtccatgaagacgacgacccccttcaacaggaactccaagaaaaccagcaaaCTGGCGAAGAGTGGCACTGCAGTGAGAGGAGCcaagtcatccattccatagtgtgttcctcatctttcttgatcgccaaagtggcaaagaattgcttcaccaaatctgggctatagtcacattgaatcttcatgatatcatgcaaacccaaccttccagctacccgagatggcatcttcaaagtgatcgtTTTCAGCCGGAATgtccacatcaatagcttgcatgggtctcgagcttcgtcatgggctcatatatgtccttgtagatgaattcctgctcaatgcaccagaatttcctgccctcaatctcttcatcccttgggacatcttcataccgAGTTGTTCATGCGAAGGGCGGAATAGGTGGCTCgggtccatggtcttgtagttctccctcgcttccttgttcttccgccttgaggagacggacttgcgaggtgcattggttgcaaactcgtcacttgatcgatcatgcctcgagcgtctccgaccaccccgagaagcaccaccgtgagaagcaaaggcgggtagcaaaggaaaggtaatgctcataagtcatgtaagatacgagtaatacactcgagaagcatgcaaataagtcggtataaatctagacatgatagattgaggcaagctgcagcggcgatgaagctccgggccggataatccggggtccacgggggcggataatccggcccggccggataatccggccggctcgggggcggataatccggcccttcgagatgtgcgatttccaatcaaaaacatgtctaagactagatcggcctcatagcatgcaagaggagtacactacacacgatttggaacaactagacaccaattccaccaagaaaatagcacatataaaacacaacatctagggatagagattgtgaatcatacccacatccattgtggaaaccgcttggaggagaaggtagctagggaggagatccacccgatccacccaagaactccgagagggcgGACGGagtggctccggcgaggaggaggagctccggcggcctTGAGAGGAGAAGAGGAGAGGGGCGCGTGGGGGCGAGGTTCCGAACCGTTTTGCCCCTTGCGCCCTCGACCTCAACCCTTTCAAGGTACGCccgaggccggataatccggccctaacttagggcggataatccggccgggccggatattccggggtggtgcggggccggattatccggggttacggaaaattccagaatcaccgggaatccggcccatctttcgttggttatttgcgAATACCCATATATGACTTAATAAAGCATCAagtcacatataaggtgcaaatttgCCAATAAGATTGAGcaccctagatcatccgaccgaaaaacctcaaactccaagtttttaccaaacatgacaaatgagcaagatggaagtggcttattggagagattaggcttaggtttagagggttcaagctgttaatggtacatgatcactcaagtttgcaagatatgagcaaataaggccaaacttgagtgatttcccataagaacatggagttgtcaaataagaggcaataagatccaaataactccaactcttcacaaagaagagtgtggtggcctagaccaccatatatgagtgttgtggcatggcaccgcgaagatatatcttgggtccaagccactactcatcattgaagctcacatatcaacatatgatataaagagaatgattttttaatgttggcattatggggggagggatagctcaataatttaaaccgcactccccctatttccatgcccacatctaaaccaaataaagttttgagacgaaagtgtgtttgcaagatggtcaagctatactccttgaatcaatgatatttagctcattc from Lolium rigidum isolate FL_2022 chromosome 4, APGP_CSIRO_Lrig_0.1, whole genome shotgun sequence encodes the following:
- the LOC124649131 gene encoding calcineurin B-like protein 4, with translation MGCASSSKRRRRAPGYEDPAVLAAQTSFTVNEVEALYELYKKLSFSIIKDGLIHKEEFQLALFRTSKGANLFADRVFDLFDLKRNGVIEFGEFVRSLSIFHPKASESDKTKFAFKLYDLRGTGYIEKEELREMVLALLDESDLCLSESAVEEIVDSTFNQADTNGDGRIDPREWEEFVKKNPASLRNMSLPYLQDITTAFPSFVMHSEVEDCGGIDK